CGATAAAAAAATAGACCACTTTACCGTGGGCAATGACAGGGAATTGGATTTGCTATTGGCAAAATATGATGTGATGGCCTCTACCGCCCATGCCAAAATGTTGGCTAAAGTGGGATTACTCGCCAAGGAGGAAGGAGAAGCCCTGGTAAGGGAATTGGATGTTATCGCAAAATCCATTGAAAAGGGCGAATTTGTTATTGAAACCGATTTTGAGGACATGCACTCCAAAATTGAATTTCTGCTCACCGAAAAGCTGGGTGATACCGGAAAAAAAATCCACACGGCCCGATCGAGGAACGACCAGGTTTTGGTTGCCATGCAATTGTACCTCAAGGACGAATTGAAGGAAATTAAATTCCTGGCGAAGTCCCTGTTTGACCTGTTGTTGGAATTGGCCGAAAAACACCAGAAGGTATTGCTGCCAGGATATACCCATCTGCAAATCGCCATGCCTTCTTCCTTTGGCTTATGGTTCTCGGCCTATGCAGAGAGTTTGGTGGACGATCTGTTTTTCATTGAAGCTGCCTACAGGACTGCCGATCAAAATCCACTGGGAAGTGCTGCGGGCTATGGCAGTTCCTTCCCCATTGACCGAAGTTTCACTACCAAAGAAATGGGTTTTGAAACTTTAAAATACAATGTTATCGCAGCACAAATGGGCCGTGGGAAAGTGGAAAAGGGTACCGCTTTTGGACTTTCCAGCGTTGCTGGTACCTTGTCAAAACTGGCCATGGATATTACGCTTTTTATGAGCCAGAATTTTGATTTTATCTCCTTTCCCAATGAATTGACCACTGGAAGTAGCATTATGCCCCACAAAAAGAACCCCGATGTATTTGAGTTGATCCGGGCCAAATGCAATAAGATCCAATCCATTCCCAATCAATTGACCTTGATCATCAATAACCTGCCCAGTGGATACCATAGGGATTTACAATTGGTAAAGGAAAGTATCCTGCCCGCCCTACAGGATATGAAAGCCTGTTTGGAGATGATGACTTTTAGTCTCAGGGAAATCAAGGTAAAGGAAAACATCCTTGACGATGCAAAATACGATTACCTTTTTAGCGTGGACACCCTAAATGAAATGGTCAAAAATGGCATGCCCTTCCGTGATGCGTACAAGACCATGGGCAAAGCCATTGAAAATGGCAACTTTAAACCCAAAAAGGACATTGCGCATACCCATGAGGGCAGTTTGGGGAATTTGTGCCTAAAGGAAATCCGAAATAAGATGGACCAGTTCTACACTTAGGTCTTTGCTGCTTCTTGGATAGGCTTTCACCACAACCTGATCAAAACCTTTAGGACAGCAATTGAACAAGTCCGGCTAATTTAGGGAAGCTGCACTCCGGTGAAATCACATAGGCAATCTGGCCTCCATACCGCTGTGCTATTTAGCCGAACTGATTTGATTTGAACCTTCAGCACCTTCAATGTTTCTTCCCATATTGAAATTTGCTATATTATTATGGAATAAATCCAATAATATGGAAATTTTCCATAAATTAGTGTCCCTTTTTACGCAATAGTGAATAAGACCATTTTACATCTTGACCTGGATACGTTTTTTGTTTCCGTGGAGCGGCGGCTAAATTCGGAACTGCAAGGCGTACCGCTATTGGTGGGTGGCATCACCGATCGGGGAGTGGTTGCGGCTTGCAGCTACGAGACCCGGGGCTATGGCATCCATTCCGGGATGCCCATGAAAATGGCCAGGGAGCTTTGCCCCGAAGCCAAGGTCATTAAAGGAAATGCAGGGACGTACAGCAAGGTATCCGATGAGGTTACTGAAATTATCAAAGAAGCCGTACCCGTGTTTGAAAAATCAAGCATTGATGAGTTTTATGCCGATTTATCGGGTATGGATAGGTTTTTCGGTTCCTATCGATATGCCACAGAACTCCGTAGAAAAATCATTGCGGAGACCGGGATGCCCATTTCATTTGGTCTTTCGGTAAACAAGGTCGTTTCAAAGGTGGCCACCAATGAGGCAAAGCCCAATAATCAACTTAAGATCGATTTTGGCACGGAGAAACCTTTTTTGGCACCACTGTCCGTAAAAAAAATACCCATGGTGGGCGATAAAACCTACCAAACCTTACGGAATTTGGGGATTCGCCAGGTAAAGACCATCCAAGAAATGCCCATGGATATTATGCAAAGGGTACTTGGCGCCAATGGCAAGGTGATTTGGAAACGTGCCAATGGGATGGACAATACCCCCGTGATACCCTTTCACGATCGTAAATCGATCTCCAATGAACGCACCTTTGACCGTGATACCATAGATGTGGTAAAGCTCAAGGGTATCATCATGGCCATGACGGAAAATTTGGCATATCAACTGAGGCGTGGCGAAAAACTCACGGCCTGTATTGCAGTGAAGATTCGATATTCGGATTTTAACACCTACTCCAAACAAAAACGGATTCCATATACCAGTGCCGATCATATTCTGATCCCAAAGATTATGGAACTGTTTGATTCGCTGTACAATAAACGAATGTTGGTACGATTGGTGGGTATCCGGTTCAGTCATTTGGTATCCGGCAATTATCAGATCAACTTGTTTGACGATACCGAAGAGGCGCTGAATTTGTACCAGGCCATGGACAAGGTACGTAACCGCTTTGGTGACCGGGCGGTTATCAGGGCCTCGGCAATTGGGGCAAGGACCATTGGCAGGATGCACAATCCTTTTAATGGGCAGCCTCCCATAGTCTTGGCGCATAGAAAACAATAAAGGAAATAAGACCGCTTCCCCCTAAGATTGAAGCGGAAAGCGATACCCCCTAACGATTACTGTTTAACATTCAAATCCAATAGCTGCCATCTATCTCAACTGCCACACCTATTATAGCCTTCGTTTTGGAACTTTTTCCGAACGGGAGCTCTTGCGTTTGGCACAAAGGAACCACCTAAAACAACTGGTCCTAACCGATATCAATAACACCTCGGCTTGCTTGAATTTTGTACGGGAAGCCCCTAAATATGATATCACGCCTGTCTTGGGCATCGATTTTAGAAATGGGGTTGACCAATGCTTTGTAGGAATTGCCAAAAACAATAATGGCTATCAGGAACTGAACCAATTTTTGTCCCATCACCTTCATAATGGCATTGGGATTCCCCAACAAGCACCAAATTTCAAGGATGTCTTTGTAATCTATCCCTTTGAAAAAGTACACTCACATCAAAAGGAAACGTTTTTGGACCATGAATATATAGGGGTTTCCATCAAAAACTTACGGAAGCTCCCTTTTTCACGATTAAAGGACCATCGGGACAAATTAGTGGTACAACAGCCCGTTACCTTTAGGGGTAAAAGGGACTTCAATGCCCATCGGTTACTCAGGGCCATCGACAACAACGTTTTATTGAGCAAGTTGGAGGAAACGGAAGTAGCCAGTGCGGATGAAAAAATGTATCCGTTGGAAAATCTGGCCGCGGCTTTTTCAGAATATCCACATATCCTTGAAAATACCCAACACCTATTGCAGCAATGCGCTATTTATTTTGATTTTTCAAAAGACCGGAAGCCCCAAAATTTAAAGTGCTATACCACAAGCGAAAAGGAAGATGGCGAATTACTTGAAAAGCTATGCCATGAAGGGCTTCCCAAACGCTATAAAAATGGGGTTTCGGAAATCATAAAAAAAAGGTTGACCAAAGAACTCACCCTTATCAAAAAGATGGGGTTTGTCTCTTACTTCCTCATTAATTGGGACATTGTTTCCCACGCCAGGGAAAAAGGGTTTTACTATGTAGGTCGCGGGAGTGGTGCAAATAGTATTGTAGCCTACCTGCTGTACATTACCGATGTCGATCCCATAGAACTCGATTTGTACTTTGAGCGGTTCATCAACCTATACCGTGCCAATCCCCCGGACTTTGATGTCGATTTTTCATGGCGGGACCGCGAGTACATGACCCAATACATCTTTAATCGTTTTGACCATGTGGCCCTGGTGGGCACCTATGTGACCTTTAAACGAAAAGGGGTCATCCGTGAATTGGGCAAAGTGTTCGGTTTGCCAAAGGATGAAATTGACGCCTTGAGCAACGGCACCCTTCCACCATCAAGGATTGACAGTATGGCAAGGCTCGTTCTTACCTATGGAAAACTGGTGGAAGGCATGCCCAATTATGTTAGCGTACATGCCAGTGGGATACTTATCAGTGAAAAACCGTTACACCATTTCTCGGCAACGTTTATGCCCCCCAAGGGTTTTGCCACGGCCCATTTTGATATGGTCATCGCAGAAGATGTGGGGCTTTTTAAGTTTGATATCCTAGCGCAACGGGGATTGGGAAAAATAAAGGATACCGTAGCCATCATAAAACAGAACCAACCGGAAAAGGCAAACTTTGATATTCATGATGTATCCGGGTTTTATACCAATCCCGTCATTAACAACCTCATAAAAACAGCGCAGTGCATGGGCTGTTTTTATGTGGAGTCCCCAGCCATGCGCATGCTCCTTAAAAAATTGGAGGTGGACAATTATTTGGGATTGGTGGCGGCCAGTTCCATTATTAGGCCCGGGGTTGCCAAAAGTGGGATGATGCGTGAATATATCCTCAGGCATCGAAACCCTACCAGGGCAGAAGAGAAAGCACATCCCGTAATGCTCAATATTATGCCAGAGACCTATGGGGTCATGGTCTACCAGGAAGACGTGATCAAAGTAGCGCACTATTTTGCGGACTTGACCCTTGGCGAGGCCGACGTGCTTCGCCGTGGCATGAGTGGTAAATTTCGCTCGCGGGAAGAGTTCGAAAAAGTAAAGGGAAAGTTTCGAAGTAATTGCATCAAAAAAGGCTACGATGAAAAACTCATTGATGGGATCTGGGACCAAGTGGCCAGTTTTGCAGGTTATGCCTTTGCCAAGGGACACTCCGCCTCCTATGCGGTCGAAAGCTATCAAAGTCTGTTTCTAAGGGCCTATTTTCCCCTGGAATTTATGGTCGCCGTCCTAAATAATGGCGGGGGATTTTATCGCCCTGAATTTTATGTGAACGAAGCGCGAATGCTTGGGGCAACCATCCATCCCCCCTGTATCAATCTAAGCCATATTGCAAATGTCATCCACGGAAAACATATTTATTTGGGATTGATGTATTTGCGGGAGTTGGAAGAACGTGTTATGCGAAGTATCCTCAAAGAAAGGGAAGCCAACGGAAAGTTTACCTCCCTGGAAAACTTTGTTGATCGTGTTATGATTTCAATAGAGCAGATAAGCATTTTAATACGTATCGATGCCTTACGGTTTACGGGCACCAACAAACATGAACTGCTCTGGAAAGCACACTTGATGCTCTCAAAAACCAAACGATTGGACCATCCCAAGCTATTTCCCCCCAAATGCCGCAACTTTCAAATTCCTGAGTTGCATACAACACCTCCCGAAACTGCTTTTGAACAGTGGGAACTTCTTGGTTTTCCATTGTGCAATCCTTTTGAATTATTGCAGGAACCTCCCAAAAACAAGAACGGACAACGGGATTTGGAACGGTATCTCAATAAACATATTGATATTTATGGGTATCTGGTAACGGTAAAGAACACCAGTACCCATAAAGGGGAACGTATGCATTTTGCAACCTTACTGGATTGGTACGGTGAAGTATTTGATACCGTACTTTTTCCTCCCATAGCGGCAAAGTATCGTTTTAGGGGCAAGGGCATTTATCGCTTTTATGGGAAAGTGGTCAGCGAATTTGGATTCTTGAGCATTGAGGTCATAAAAATGCAAAAGGAAAATTATATCGAAGACCCCAGGTATGCCGATATGAAAACGAGTAGAAAAATGTTTACGACTAAAAAATAATCGAATTAATCCGTATTTTTATATATAGAAGATATATACATTGGAAAAAATAAGAAAATTGATTGATGTTGACGCTGAAAGTTTGCAAATTCTCGAGGCTGAGGCAAAAAAGCAAAAACGTTCCTTAAAAAGCTATCTGGAACATACCTTGGAGGAAACCGCCAAAAAGCTGGAATCCCCATCCGAAGGGTACATGCTCATGATGGATGAAATGTTGGCCCGCGTAGCAGAGGGAAAGGCGGAATATGTTGATATTGCCGAAATAGAGAAAAAATATGGGCTTTAAAGTCCTTATGCTCAGGGAAGCTGTAGTTGAACTTCATGTCGCTGAGTGCTATTTTGCCTCCAAAAACCTATCGAGGGAGTTTCTGAACGATTTTGCACGGCAACTTCAATTTTTAAAGACCACTCCCTACTCATTTCAAGTGAGGTATAGGGGCATTCGCACTTTAAATTTTGAACAGTTCAATTACTCAATTCATTATAAAGTAGACGAGGAAGAAGTAGTGATATATCGTATTTTAAACCAAAGACAGAATTTTTGAAAACATGAAGATCAGGATAAAAGGTGACACCGTTCGTTTTCGTCTCACCAAAAGCGAAGTAAAGGCATTATGCGAGACGGGTACGATCAAAGAACAGACCCATTTTGGAAATGTCGCATTCGGCTATGCCGTACAAATGGATTCCAATACAACGGCAATGCATGCCGAATTTAAGGACAACAACATCACACTTTTCCTTCCCAAAACACTGGGCAAGGATTGGTTTGAAAACAATAGGGTGGGTTTTGAGCATCACCAAAAAACCCAAACAGGGACCTTATATCTTCTTTTGGAAAAGGATTTTACCTGCTTGGACAACACCTTGGAAGACCAATCGGATAATTACCCTAACCCAAAACTGGAGCCCAATCCATGAAATAGCGCCATCATGTCCAAAAGCACCACTTTCAAACGAACCATTTCCCTTACGGGCAACATAAAATTTACGGGGCTGGAACTCAAAGAACCTATGGACGTTTCCGCTGGAATGTTGGGGATAAAAGAGGCCCTGCGGCACAGTGTCAAAGAAATGGGGATCATGCGTTCCATGAGGGCACTCCTGGAAATGAACCAGGAAAAGGGCTTTCGTTGTCCCAGTTGTGCCTGGCCCGTTCCGGAAAATCCTTCCAAAATTGCGGAATACTGTGAAAATGGGGCAAAAGCCCTGGCCGATGAGGCCACCTTGGAAAAGATAGGGGCCGATTTTTTTGCCAAACACTCCGTGGAAGCACTTTCACAATTAAGTGATTATGAACTCAACAAGTTTGGACGACTGACGGAACCCTTGGTGCTACGACCTGGAAAAGTACATTATGAACCTATTTCCTGGGAGGATGCTTATGAATTGATGGCCCAGGAATTAAGAAATGTACCCCATCCGGACGAGGCGATCTTTTACACCTCCGGTCGTTCCAGTAACGAAGCTGCTTTTTTGTACGGCATGTTCGCAAGGGCATTTGGCACGAACAATATGCCCGATTGTTCCAATATGTGTCATGAATCTTCCGGAGTGGCCCTTTCGCAGACCCTGGGCATTGGAAAGGGCTCCGTAAAAGTGGACGATCTGTATGGGGCCGATGTGGTCCTGGTGGTGGGCCAAAACCCTGGGACCAACCACCCCAGAATGCTCTCTGCCCTGGAGAAGTGCAAGAAAAATGGGGGAAAGATCATTAGTATCAATCCCTTGGCCGAAACGGCCATGGTCAAATTCAAAAACCCACAAAAGGTAGGGAGCATGTTGGGAGGAGGAACTGCAATTGCGGACATCCACCTTCAGGTAAAAATCAATGAGGACATCGCATTGGCAAAATTACTATTGAAAAAACTGGTTGCCCTTGATGCCGAACAAGGCAATATCCTTGACCATGACTTTATCCAAAATTATGTGGCGGGGTATGACGCCCTTTTAAACGATTTAAATGGTTTTGATGAAACCACACTTGTAAAGCGTACCGGAGTTTCCCAGGAAAAAATAGATGAAGCGGTGGAACTGTTGGCCACAAAACCCAATATCATTATATGTTGGGCCATGGGGATTACCCAGCACAAAAATGCCGTGGAAACCATTCAGGAATATGTAAATATTCTACTCTTAAAGGGTGCATTGGGAAAACCGTTTGCAGGGACCTGTCCCGTTAGGGGCCATAGCAATGTACAGGGGGACAGGAGTGTTGGCATTATGCACTATGTCAGCAAGGAACTCAATCGGCGCATATCCGAAAATTTAGGTTTCGATCCCCCAACCAAAGCGGGCCATGATACCGTTGGGGCCATAAAAGCCATGTATGAGGGCAAGGCCAAGGTATTCGTTTGCCTGGGCGGTAATTTTGTGATGGCCGCTTCGGATACGGCCTATACGGCGGAGGCCGTCCAAAACTGTACATTAACGGTACAGATAAGCACCAAACTGAATCGTAGCCATTTAGTGACTGGGGAAACTGCCCTGTTATTACCCACTTTTGGCCGTTCCGAAAAAGATGTGAAAAAAGGGAATCCCCAATTTTTGACCATGGAAAGCAGTACGGGAAAGGTACGGCAAAGCAAAGGGCTCCTAAAGCCCGCATCGGCGCACATTAAGAGTGAACCGGAAATCATTGGGATGTTGGCACACACCTATTTTCAGGGAAAACATCCATTGCCATGGAAAGAACTGGCCTACGATTACGAAAAAATCCGAAGCTTAATTGACAAAACGGTGAAAGGATTCAAGGATACCAGTGCCCGTTCAAAAGGTCATGGCTACTACCTGCCCAACAATGTCCGGGATAGGGATTTCGGCAAACTGCCCAATGGAAAGGCACAATTGACCCTAAATCAACTCCCGGAAGTGGTATTCGAAAAGGACGAACTGTTGTTAATGACCATTCGTTCGCACGATCAGTTCAACACCACAATATATGGGTTGCATGACCGCTACAGGGGAATCCATAACGAACGAAGGGTGATTTTTCTCAATCCCGTTGATATGGAAAAGCGAGGTATTGAAAAAAAACAGGTACTCAATTTGATCAGCAAATACCACGGACAGGAACGGAAAGCCGAACAGTTTTTAGCGATTCCCTATGACATCCCGGAGGGCAATGCAGCAGCATATTTCCCGGAGACCAATCTTTTGGTTCCCATTGATGAGTTTGCGGATAAGAGCCGGACCCCGATAAGCAAATCGATAAGGATTCGTCTTGAAAAAGTGAACGCCTGATATTTTTATGCCGCCAATGCCTTAAGGGCCGCTACCAAGTAATCAATGTCTTTCTTAGTAATATAAATGGCAAAAGAGAGTCTTAGGGCATTTAAGCCTTTGCTTGACATTGGTCGGCAATCAATGCCATAATGGTCCCAAAGTTGCTCTTTAACGTCTTTTACATCTTGCCCATTGACCTCAACGACCTGGATTGCCCCGGAAAGATCATTTAAGGCAGGGGTTTTAATGGTGAATCTTGAATCCCCTTCCAGCTTTGAACGAAAATACTTTTTCAATTCAAAAGTGCGCTGGTGTATGCGTTCTCTTCCGATGATATGATGAAAATCTATGAAGGCGCCCAGACCAAGAACTTCGGGAAGATTGCGGGTATTGTAATTTTCCAATCGACGTATGCTGGTATCGGTATGGCCCCGGGCTACAATCAGGGGTTTTAGAAAGTCCTGGCTTTCTTTTTTGGCATAAAATATCCCTACCCCTTTTGGTGAGAACAGCCATTTATGGGAACTGGCGGTATAAAAATCGCAGTCCAGATCCCTTACATTCCTGCGGATTGCGCACCATCTACGGCGACCAAAATCCCCTTTTCATGAGCCATTTTTGACACTTGTTTTACGGGAAGTACCATTCCATTGGTGTTCACAATATGGCACATGGAAATGACTTTGGTTTTAGGGGTAATGGCCTTTTCATAGACTTCCACCAAATCCGATACGGTTTTGGGAAGGATCGGCAATTTTGGCCGCACCAATGTAATGCCCTTGGTTTCTTGCCATACTTCCCATGGAATGGTGCCACTTGCATGTTCATGGTCTGCCAATATTACTTCATCGCCAGGGTTAAGATCAAAGCTACGGGCAATCAGGTTCATGCCCTCGGTGGTGTTATGGGTCAGGGCAATCTCTTCAGGGGAAACCGAAAATAGATTTGCGACCTTTCTCCGTACCTCTTCTTTTTCGTCTTCCCAACCGCCCCACATATATTTTGAGGGAAAGCCATCCAAAAGATTTCGAAACGTGTTGGTAGCCTGTTGTATGTGTGTTGACGATGCTCCCAATGAAGCATTGTTGAAATAGTGAAGTCCCTCGGCCAGGTTGAATTGTGACTTTACCAAATCCCAATATGCCTCAGTTTTGTTCTGGGGATTACCCAGTCCAATCGCTTCCCAGGATGTGAGTAAACCGGCTCCAAATAAAGGAGCGGCAAAAGAACCTAAGGTTCCCTGGCCCAATTGCCTCAAAAAGCTTCTTCTGGAAGGGGTTTTCATGCGCTCGTACGTACTATATGGTTTCCCGATAAAGTTACGAAAGCCCGTGAGGTGAGGGAAGCATTATTTAAAAGCAGGGATTCCCGTAATATCCGCCCCAGTGATCAAAAGGTGGATATCGTGTGTTCCCTCATAGGTGATCACACTTTCCAGGTTCATCATATGGCGCATAATACTGTAATCCCCCGTAATTCCCATTCCACCCAAAACTTGCCTGGCTTCCCTGGCTATTTTGATGGCCATGTCCACATTATTGCGTTTGGCCATGGAAATTTGGGCCGTTGTGGCGCGCCCTTCATTTTTTAATTGCCCCAATCGGAAGGCCAATAACTGTGCCTTGGTAATTTCCGTAATCATCTCTGCCAATTTCTTCTGCTGGAGCTGAAAAGCGGCTATGGGCTTTCCAAATTGAACGCGTTCCTTGGCATAGCGCAGGGCCGTATCGTAACAGTCCATGGCCGCTCCAATGGCGCCCCAGGCAATACCGTAACGCGCAGAATCCAAACATCCCAGTGGGGCTCCCAATCCCGACTTATTGGGCAATAGGTTTTCTTTGGGGACTTTTACATCATCAAAAATCAATTCCCCGGTTGCCGAGGCACGAAGGGACCATTTGTTGTGGGTCTCCGGAGTAGAGAAACCTTCCATCCCCCGCTCCACGATCAATCCATGGATCCTACCTTCCTCGTTTTTTGCCCATACCACGGCTACATCGGCAAAGGGCGAATTGGAAATCCATAACTTGGCGCCATTTAAAAGATAGTGGTCCCCCATATCCTTGAACTTGGTTTCCATACCCCCGGGATTGGAACCATGGTTCGGTTCGGTCAAACCAAAACAGCCCATCCATTCCCCCGTGGCCAATTTGGGCAAATACTTTTTACGTTGCGCTTCGGTACCATAAGCAAAAATGGGGTACATCACCAAGGAAGACTGTACCGAGGCCGTGGAGCGTACGCCGCTGTCGCCACGTTCAATTTCCTGCATGATCAGACCATAACTTATTTGATCCAATCCTGCTCCCCCATATGCTTCGGGGATATATGGACCAAAGGCACCTATTTCCGCCAAACCTTGAATGATTTGTTTCGGGAATTCGGCTTTTTGGGCATAGGCTTCAATGATGGGGGATATATCGCGTTTTACCCATTGCCTTGCGGCGTCCCGCACCAATTTGTGCTCTTCAGAAAGTAAATCATCCAAATTGTAGTAATCCGGTGCTTCAAATACGTCTGGCTTCATAAATAGAATTCATTTTGTCATTCCTGCGTGTCACCCTGAGCTCGTCCAAGGGAAGGCAGGAATCGTATTGTTTTTAGTAATGGATTCCGTATCAAGTACGGAATGACAAACCCTAACGTTAGAGTTTTCCAAAGGTAGGAATCAAATATAACAGTTAAAGCCCGCATTGTTACATTTTTAAATAGAAGGCCTTGGTAAGATGGCTATATGCTTCGGTATACGTATGCCTTTTGGTCTCAATGACCAATTCCTTTCGAGAAACCTCTTTTTCAGAAAATGAAAATTGGATAAGGGATCTTTTGATGGGTGCGGTTGGGTTTCCCCTCACCCTTAATACCTTATTTGGGAACAACCCCTTTTCCTTAGCCAAGTCCATTACGTTTTTCTCTTCAGTTTTGGGAATGATCAGGGCGAATTCCCCCGTATCGGAAAGTAGCCTATGCACACCTTCAATAAGAACCCGAAAAGGAAGGGTTTCATTTTGGCGGGCATTATCCCTTGATGGGTTCCCACTGGAAACATTCTCCGTGTAAAACGGGGGATTGGAAAGGATAAGATCGTAGGACTCGTCCATTTCTTCCACAAATTCTTGAAAGGAGGCATGATAACAGAACAGTCGATCCGCCCAGACCGAAGCCTCAAAATTTTCAACGCATTGCTCATAAGCATTGGCATTCAACTCTATGGCATCAATGGTTTCGGCTTGGGACCGTTGGGCCATTTGTAGTGCAAGAAGACCTGTACCCGCCCCAACGTCCAAAATGTTCTTGGGATGGTTTTCCAAAGATGTCCAAGCCCCCAAGAGTACCCCATCCGTACCTACCTTCATGGCGCACCGGTCCTGATGGATGGTAAATTGTTTAAATTTAAAGGGCTTCATTGATCCTGCCGGGTTCCCTGGTTTCCTTTCCTTCCAATTCCAATAACGAATCGCCAAGTCTTGAGCGCATGGTATTGGCGAGCAGTTTAATCTGCTGTACGATATCAGGATGCGCTTCGGCTATATTTTTAGACTCGCTGGGGTCCTTATCCAGATTGTAAAGTTCAATTTCCTCAAGATGTACATAGGTATAATTGCCCGGTTGGCCATCTTTACCAGGTTCCTGCCCCTCCATGGTGCGATAGCGATGTGGAAAGTAAAGCTTCCATTTGCCGTAGCGAACACCAAAAAGTTCATTTACCCGGTAATAAAAGAAATAGGCTTTTTGTGGGCTACGGTCACTTTCCCCCTTCCATAGCTTCCACGCACTCTTGCCATCAATAATCCTTGTGGGAAGGTTTGCCCCAGTTAGTTCCGCTATTGTCGGCAGTATGTCAATGGCCATTAGTGGTTTGTCAATAACTTTTCCGGCTGGCAGACTATCGGGATATTGTAT
The sequence above is a segment of the Muricauda sp. SCSIO 64092 genome. Coding sequences within it:
- the dinB gene encoding DNA polymerase IV, whose amino-acid sequence is MNKTILHLDLDTFFVSVERRLNSELQGVPLLVGGITDRGVVAACSYETRGYGIHSGMPMKMARELCPEAKVIKGNAGTYSKVSDEVTEIIKEAVPVFEKSSIDEFYADLSGMDRFFGSYRYATELRRKIIAETGMPISFGLSVNKVVSKVATNEAKPNNQLKIDFGTEKPFLAPLSVKKIPMVGDKTYQTLRNLGIRQVKTIQEMPMDIMQRVLGANGKVIWKRANGMDNTPVIPFHDRKSISNERTFDRDTIDVVKLKGIIMAMTENLAYQLRRGEKLTACIAVKIRYSDFNTYSKQKRIPYTSADHILIPKIMELFDSLYNKRMLVRLVGIRFSHLVSGNYQINLFDDTEEALNLYQAMDKVRNRFGDRAVIRASAIGARTIGRMHNPFNGQPPIVLAHRKQ
- a CDS encoding DNA polymerase III subunit alpha produces the protein MYLNCHTYYSLRFGTFSERELLRLAQRNHLKQLVLTDINNTSACLNFVREAPKYDITPVLGIDFRNGVDQCFVGIAKNNNGYQELNQFLSHHLHNGIGIPQQAPNFKDVFVIYPFEKVHSHQKETFLDHEYIGVSIKNLRKLPFSRLKDHRDKLVVQQPVTFRGKRDFNAHRLLRAIDNNVLLSKLEETEVASADEKMYPLENLAAAFSEYPHILENTQHLLQQCAIYFDFSKDRKPQNLKCYTTSEKEDGELLEKLCHEGLPKRYKNGVSEIIKKRLTKELTLIKKMGFVSYFLINWDIVSHAREKGFYYVGRGSGANSIVAYLLYITDVDPIELDLYFERFINLYRANPPDFDVDFSWRDREYMTQYIFNRFDHVALVGTYVTFKRKGVIRELGKVFGLPKDEIDALSNGTLPPSRIDSMARLVLTYGKLVEGMPNYVSVHASGILISEKPLHHFSATFMPPKGFATAHFDMVIAEDVGLFKFDILAQRGLGKIKDTVAIIKQNQPEKANFDIHDVSGFYTNPVINNLIKTAQCMGCFYVESPAMRMLLKKLEVDNYLGLVAASSIIRPGVAKSGMMREYILRHRNPTRAEEKAHPVMLNIMPETYGVMVYQEDVIKVAHYFADLTLGEADVLRRGMSGKFRSREEFEKVKGKFRSNCIKKGYDEKLIDGIWDQVASFAGYAFAKGHSASYAVESYQSLFLRAYFPLEFMVAVLNNGGGFYRPEFYVNEARMLGATIHPPCINLSHIANVIHGKHIYLGLMYLRELEERVMRSILKEREANGKFTSLENFVDRVMISIEQISILIRIDALRFTGTNKHELLWKAHLMLSKTKRLDHPKLFPPKCRNFQIPELHTTPPETAFEQWELLGFPLCNPFELLQEPPKNKNGQRDLERYLNKHIDIYGYLVTVKNTSTHKGERMHFATLLDWYGEVFDTVLFPPIAAKYRFRGKGIYRFYGKVVSEFGFLSIEVIKMQKENYIEDPRYADMKTSRKMFTTKK
- the argH gene encoding argininosuccinate lyase, whose product is MKLWDKGFSTDKKIDHFTVGNDRELDLLLAKYDVMASTAHAKMLAKVGLLAKEEGEALVRELDVIAKSIEKGEFVIETDFEDMHSKIEFLLTEKLGDTGKKIHTARSRNDQVLVAMQLYLKDELKEIKFLAKSLFDLLLELAEKHQKVLLPGYTHLQIAMPSSFGLWFSAYAESLVDDLFFIEAAYRTADQNPLGSAAGYGSSFPIDRSFTTKEMGFETLKYNVIAAQMGRGKVEKGTAFGLSSVAGTLSKLAMDITLFMSQNFDFISFPNELTTGSSIMPHKKNPDVFELIRAKCNKIQSIPNQLTLIINNLPSGYHRDLQLVKESILPALQDMKACLEMMTFSLREIKVKENILDDAKYDYLFSVDTLNEMVKNGMPFRDAYKTMGKAIENGNFKPKKDIAHTHEGSLGNLCLKEIRNKMDQFYT
- a CDS encoding DUF7009 family protein, translating into MKIRIKGDTVRFRLTKSEVKALCETGTIKEQTHFGNVAFGYAVQMDSNTTAMHAEFKDNNITLFLPKTLGKDWFENNRVGFEHHQKTQTGTLYLLLEKDFTCLDNTLEDQSDNYPNPKLEPNP
- a CDS encoding type II toxin-antitoxin system RelE/ParE family toxin, which gives rise to MGFKVLMLREAVVELHVAECYFASKNLSREFLNDFARQLQFLKTTPYSFQVRYRGIRTLNFEQFNYSIHYKVDEEEVVIYRILNQRQNF